TGTTGTTTTTACCAATTTTTGCTTCAGCATTTATTACTGAATTATGTGAAATTATACTACCTTCACCAATAACTGCATGCTCAGACACAACAGCCTTTGGAGAAATTATTACAGGTAGTTTTAAATTTAATTCTTTTAGTTTATCAAAAAGTTTTTTTCGTAAAGAAACATATTTGATATGACCGACAGTAATAAAAAAATTAGAATACTTTTTTGAAAAATCATAAATATTCTCATCTGATCCAATGATTTTATATCCCAAAACCTCATCTCCGATTTTTAATTCAACGTCTAAAATTCCTACAATTTGAAACTTTTTTTCCTTTTCAATGACATCAATACATGATTTACAATGCCCTCCACCACCTATTAAAATCAATTCTTTTTTCATTTTACAAAATTTTATAATCTCACACTACTCGGAATATTTACAACCCTTTTCTCCAACCACTCAGCATTCTCAATATTCTCAACATGACTATCTTTAAACATCTCAAGCTTATGGAGTAATCGCCAAATTGGGCGTGTCATTACAGCTTTTAAATTTGTATATTCCAAGAATGAATTCCTTTCATCAAAATTTTTCAGAATAATTGCATTAAGCCAATGATTGGAAACTGTACCTCCAATAGGCTTAACAAATTGAACATCTATCTTTTCCAAAAAGTTTTTATATAAATCAAATAATTCTTTTTTATTTTTTAAATATTTATCAATACCTTCAAGCTGAGCACATCCTAAGGCAGCATTAATATTTGGTAATCTGTAATTAAAACCAATCATATCATGAACATACTCCCATTTATGCGGAATTTTTGCCGTTGTAGTTAAATGCTTTGCCGTTGCTGCAAGTTTTTTATTGTCAGTAATAATCATCCCCCCTCCGCCTGTTGTAATTATTTTATTTCCATTAAAACTTAATATTCCTAGCAATCCAAAAGTACCACTATGCTTTCCTTCAACTTTACTACCTATTGATTCAGCGGCATCTTCAATTACAATTACATTATTTTTTTCACAAATCTCAACAATTTCTTTTATCCTCAAAGGATTGCCAAAAGTATGCATTGGCAAACATGCAGATATTTTTCTGTTTGTTATTTTATTATAACAAAATCCATCATTCCT
The genomic region above belongs to Bacteroidota bacterium and contains:
- a CDS encoding acetyltransferase, with amino-acid sequence MKKELILIGGGGHCKSCIDVIEKEKKFQIVGILDVELKIGDEVLGYKIIGSDENIYDFSKKYSNFFITVGHIKYVSLRKKLFDKLKELNLKLPVIISPKAVVSEHAVIGEGSIISHNSVINAEAKIGKNNIINTGAIIEHESEIGNHTQISTVAIVNGQCKIGSRCFIGSNVVINNNLEIADDVIIGSGSVVINSIKESGIYVGNPAKRIK
- a CDS encoding LegC family aminotransferase: MKEYSEKFKEIVRFVRETFKTDEFIPLHEPRFQGNEKKYVNECIDTTFVSSVGKYVDRFEEMTAKYCGAKYAVAVGNGTAALHVTLMLAGVTENDEVITQPLTFVATANAISYLRAQPVFVDVDLDTLGISPSKLNEFFEKRTEIRNDGFCYNKITNRKISACLPMHTFGNPLRIKEIVEICEKNNVIVIEDAAESIGSKVEGKHSGTFGLLGILSFNGNKIITTGGGGMIITDNKKLAATAKHLTTTAKIPHKWEYVHDMIGFNYRLPNINAALGCAQLEGIDKYLKNKKELFDLYKNFLEKIDVQFVKPIGGTVSNHWLNAIILKNFDERNSFLEYTNLKAVMTRPIWRLLHKLEMFKDSHVENIENAEWLEKRVVNIPSSVRL